In Erigeron canadensis isolate Cc75 chromosome 1, C_canadensis_v1, whole genome shotgun sequence, a single window of DNA contains:
- the LOC122584964 gene encoding agamous-like MADS-box protein AGL62, producing the protein MVSTTNLVGETSTIIKKKTAGRKKIEMKKIENNSSRQVTFSKRRTGLFKKASELCLLTGAQIAILVKSPGGRMYSFGYPHVDIVLDNHLNNSSNQDVIAESETQATQKTYRTTLPVNNFHQDYGYDEHIDGMNAIELEQYMCYLTELKNKVVSRANALVRINETSALLGSNTGQNDDIQMERLSLD; encoded by the coding sequence ATGGTTTCGACAACAAACCTTGTCGGGGAGACTAGCACCATCATCAAGAAAAAGACAGCCGGCAGGAAAAAGATCGAGATGAAGAAAATCGAAAACAACAGTAGTCGCCAAGTAACATTCTCAAAGCGAAGAACTGGGCTTTTCAAGAAAGCGTCTGAATTGTGTTTATTGACTGGAGCCCAGATAGCGATTCTCGTTAAATCTCCAGGTGGGCGTATGTATTCGTTTGGTTACCCGCATGTGGATATCGTCCTTGATAATCACCTTAATAACAGCAGTAACCAAGACGTGATTGCTGAATCAGAAACACAAGCAACCCAGAAAACATATCGAACAACGTTGCCTGTGAACAATTTTCATCAAGATTACGGGTACGATGAGCATATTGACGGGATGAATGCGATAGAGTTGGAACAGTATATGTGTTATCTGacagaattgaaaaacaaagtCGTAAGCAGAGCCAATGCACTTGTAAGGATCAACGAAACTTCAGCATTATTGGGCTCAAATACGGGACAGAATGATGACATTCAGATGGAGAGATTAAGTTTAGATTAA
- the LOC122584965 gene encoding upstream activation factor subunit UAF30-like, protein MTFVKRAFSQASRALMAASNTSAIVVAPKQGSSAGIRKVVPVSPSLAEFFGAPEVSRTDAMKKVWVYIKENNLQNPSNKKEILCDAKLKTIFNGKDQVGFLEIAKLLSPHFVKSG, encoded by the exons ATGACTTTTGTGAAACGTGCTTTCAGTCAAGCTTCCAGAGCTCTCATGGCGGCCTCCAACACCTCCGCCATCGTCGTCGCACCTAAGCAAGGCAGTTCCGCCGGTATCCGCAAAGTCGTTCCGGTGTCTCCGTCTCTCGCCGAGTTTTTCGGTGCTCCTGAAGTTTCTCGAACTGATGCAATGAAAAAAGTTTGGGTCTACATTAAGGAAAATAACCTTCag AACCCATCTAACAAAAAAGAGATCCTCTGTGATGCGAAGCTAAAGACTATTTTCAATGGGAAAGACCAAGTTGGGTTCCTGGAGATTGCAAAGCTGCTATCACCACACTTTGTGAAGTCTGGTTGA
- the LOC122584963 gene encoding uncharacterized zinc finger CCHC domain-containing protein At4g19190 yields MEDEERGGPRLSKRFSDKNAQGEVDYKTKAGTAWSHSYLNQKPWHPLSYPNQRRKWIAEQTHANQERRAEEVAREYAQEQEFFRQAALVSKKEKEKMENLKAVSFMYIRPPGYDPESAKAAEVAEEKRTQDPSLDPHSEETHTVQEPVPPNEQKKKPRPKDVFGRALPTEEEFEALKNAPKMETGVAGRARPFGIEIRNVKCVRCGAFGHQSGDRECPLKDTIMPNEESRLKRDDPLTAIIAQTESSEPLKWELKQQPGMSPPRGGFRPDDPNQQIVAEDIFDEYGGFLGEDVIPNLLANFSTSKQKKSSKRKHKGQSPSVIKGHQDNTSSDDDRKRSKKSKSRHKKRKKRVQSESSSSDDSEVDRHKRSRGSGHRRHGRSESSESDQKQRFEHRHHRHQHHHRHRRRSDYSD; encoded by the exons atggaagatGAAGAGAGAGGAGGGCCAAGATTAAGCAAAAGATTCAGCGACAAAAACGCACAAGGGGAAGtggattacaaaacaaaagcaGGAACAGCGTGGTCACACTCATATCTGAATCAGAAGCCATGGCATCCCCTTTCTTACCCTAATCAACGCCGTAAATGGATCGCTGAACAAACTCATGCCAACCAAGAACGCCGTGCTGAAGAAGTTGCTCGTGAG TATGCTCAGGAACAAGAGTTTTTTCGACAAGCTGCGCTTGTTTCGAAGAAAGAGAAGGAAAAG ATGGAGAATTTGAAAGCTGTTAGCTTTATGTATATTCGACCACCTGGCTATGATCCTGAAAGTGCCAAAGCTGCAGAGGTTGCTGAGGAGAAGAGAACTCAGGACCCCTCACTAGATCCACATTCGGAGGAGACTCATAC GGTGCAAGAACCTGTGCCTCCCAATGAGCAAAAGAAGAAGCCAAGGCCTAAAGATGTTTTTGGTCGTGCCCTACCAACGGAAGAAGAATTTGAAGCCCTTAAAAATGCCCCAAA GATGGAGACTGGTGTTGCTGGAAGGGCAAGGCCATTTGGAATTGAAATACGGAATGTAAAATGTGTGAGATGCGGAGCGTTTGGCCACCAAAGTGGTGATCGAGAATGTCCATTAAAGGATACTATAATGCCTAATGAAGAAAGCCGATTGAAAAGAGATGATCCTTTAACAGCTATCATAGCCCAGACAGAATCATCCGAG CCTCTTAAATGGGAGTTGAAACAACAGCCTGGAATGAGTCCACCTCGTGGTGGGTTCAGACCAGACGATCCAAACCAGCAGATTGTTGCAGAAGACATTTTTGATGAATATGGAG GGTTTCTTGGTGAGGATGTGATCCCTAATCTACTAGCCAACTTCTCTACAAGCAAGCAAAAGAAGTCTAGTAAGAGAAAACACAAAGGACAGTCACCATCAGTGATTAAGGGCCATCAAGACAATACGTCTTCTGATGATGATAGAAAAAGATCAAAGAAGAGTAAAAGTCGACataagaagagaaagaaacGAGTACAGTCCGAATCAAGTTCATCTGATGACTCGGAAGTTGATAGGCATAAGAGGAGCAGAGGCAGTGGGCATAGGCGGCATGGTAGATCAGAGAGTTCAGAATCTGACCAGAAACAAAGATTCGAACATCGTCATCACCGTCATCaacaccaccaccgtcaccgtaGACGTTCAGATTACTCAGACTGA
- the LOC122585048 gene encoding ABC transporter G family member 14-like: protein MEEVTNRVKPDDGHLKSFLQTPLHPITLKFEEVVYTVKLKGAREKTILNGVTGMVCPGELLAMLGPSGSGKTTLLTALGGRLAGKLSGKITYNNKPFCGSIKRRTGFVTQDDVLYPHLTVTETLLFTAMLRLPTTLSQQDKVNHVDRVVAELGLTKCQNTMIGGPLVRGISGGEKKRVSIGQEMLINPSLLLLDEPTSGLDSTTAQRILSTIKRLANGGRTVVTTIHQPSSRIYHMFDKVVLLSEGSQIYYGPASTALEYFYSIGFSTLVTVNPADILLDLANGISPDSAQDDEQGEDLEGPKAVRQKLVSCYDTHILTRLKTDLCDLNHAKEGLTRSRAQSEQWCTSWWHQFKVLIQRGIKERRFEAFNKLRIFQVISVAILAGLLWWHTPTSHLGDRIAMLFFFSVFWGFYPLYNAVFTFPQERRMLIKERSSGMYRLSSYFLARTIGDLPLELALPTAFTFILYWMGGLKPDPATFILSWLVVLFTVLVAQSLGLAIGAILMDVKQATTLASVTTLVFLIAGGYYIQQIPPFILWLKYLSYSYYCYKLLLGIQYDEKDLYECSNGIYCKVADFQAVKSVGLDNLPMDLSVMALMLIGYRFVAYLALHRVR from the exons ATGGAAGAAGTTACAAATAGAGTGAAACCTGATGATGGTCATTTAAAGTCCTTTTTGCAGACACCTTTACACCCCATAACTTTAAAG TTTGAAGAGGTTGTATATACAGTAAAACTAAAGGGTGCTAGAGAAAAGACTATACTAAATGGCGTAACAGGTATGGTTTGTCCAGGTGAACTACTAGCCATGTTGGGTCCATCAGGGAGTGGTAAGACCACCCTACTAACAGCTCTTGGAGGACGCCTAGCTGGGAAACTATCTGGAAAGATAACATATAACAACAAACCATTTTGTGGCTCCATTAAACGAAGAACCGGATTTGTGACTCAAGATGATGTTCTTTACCCTCATCTTACTGTAACTGAAACcctcttgttcactgctatgtTAAGGCTGCCAACAACTTTATCCCAACAAGATAAAGTCAACCATGTTGACCGAGTTGTGGCTGAGTTGGGTTtgacaaaatgtcaaaataCCATGATAGGTGGTCCACTAGTTAGAGGTATATCAGGTGGGGAAAAAAAGAGGGTGAGTATAGGTCAAGAAATGTTAATTAACCCAAGTTTGTTGTTACTGGATGAGCCCACATCAGGTCTTGACTCAACCACAGCTCAGCGGATCCTGAGCACGATCAAACGCTTGGCTAATGGTGGCAGAACCGTGGTCACCACAATTCACCAACCGTCTAGCCGGATATATCACATGTTTGATAAAGTGGTCCTGCTCTCTGAAGGCTCACAAATCTACTATGGTCCTGCTTCAACTGCCTTGGAGTATTTTTATTCAATCGGGTTTTCAACACTTGTCACGGTCAACCCAGCTGACATTTTACTAGATCTTGCTAATG GTATATCACCTGATTCGGCACAAGACGATGAGCAAGGTGAAGATCTAGAGGGGCCAAAAGCAGTAAGGCAGAAACTGGTCAGTTGTTACGACACCCACATCCTAACAAGACTGAAAACTGATTTATGTGATCTCAATCATGCAAAAGAAGGTTTAACAA GAAGTCGTGCCCAATCAGAGCAATGGTGCACAAGCTGGTGGCATCAGTTCAAAGTGCTTATTCAAAGGGGAATTAAAGAGAGAAGATTTGAAGCTTTCAATAAGCTTAGAATCTTCCAAGTTATAAGTGTAGCTATATTGGCCGGACTCCTATGGTGGCACACTCCAACGTCCCATCTTGGCGATCGT ATAGCAATGCTTTTCTTCTTCTCGGTATTTTGGGGATTTTACCCACTCTACAATGCAGTTTTTACATTCCCTCAAGAAAGAAGAATGCTTATAAAAGAACGGTCGTCAGGGATGTACCGTCTCTCCTCTTACTTCTTAGCAAGAACCATAGGAGACCTCCCACTCGAGCTTGCACTCCCAACGGCTTTCACCTTTATCTTATACTGGATGGGCGGGCTCAAACCCGACCCAGCCACTTTCATCCTATCCTGGCTTGTTGTACTTTTCACAGTTCTTGTGGCCCAGAGTCTCGGACTGGCAATAGGTGCTATACTTATGGATGTAAAACAAGCCACTACTTTAGCCTCAGTTACAACCCTGGTTTTCCTAATTGCTGGAGGTTATTATATACAACAAATCCCACCATTTATACTATGGTTGAAGTATCTGAGTTACAGTTACTATTGTTACAAGCTTCTTCTTGGGATTCAATATGACGAGAAAGACCTTTACGAGTGTTCAAACGGGATTTACTGCAAAGTTGCAGATTTTCAAGCAGTTAAATCGGTTGGTCTAGATAATCTACCAATGGATTTGTCGGTTATGGCATTGATGTTGATTGGGTACCGGTTTGTTGCTTATCTTGCGTTACACAGGGTCCGGTGA